The Parcubacteria group bacterium ADurb.Bin159 genomic sequence AATGAAGAGAGCCCTTTTATTTAAATCTTTGGCTGAGAAAAAAGTGCAATGTTTAGCTTGTTGCCATTCCTGCGTTTTGTCTTTAAATGAATATGGCATTTGTCGAGTAAGAAAAAACATAAAAGGCATTCTTTATTCTTTGGTTTATGGCAAGGTTTGCGCTTTAGCCATTGATCCCATTGAGAAAAAGCCCCTTTTCCATTTTTTTCCTGGTAGTTCGGCTCTTTCTTTGGCTACAGTTGGCTGTAATTTTTCCTGTCTTCATTGTCAAAATGCGGACATTTCCCAATATCCCAAGGAAAATAATGAAATTATAGGAGAAGATTATTCGCCTAAAAAAATTGTTGATATCGCTAAAAAAGAAAATATTCCAATTATTGCCTACACTTATACTGAACCCACTGTTTTTGGGGAGTACGCTTTAGATATTATGAAGCTGGCTAAAAGAGCCGGCCTTTATAATGTTTGGGTGAGCAATGGTTATTTCAGCCAAAAAACTTTATCGCTGATTGCCCCTTATCTC encodes the following:
- a CDS encoding pyruvate formate lyase II activase, translated to MKRALLFKSLAEKKVQCLACCHSCVLSLNEYGICRVRKNIKGILYSLVYGKVCALAIDPIEKKPLFHFFPGSSALSLATVGCNFSCLHCQNADISQYPKENNEIIGEDYSPKKIVDIAKKENIPIIAYTYTEPTVFGEYALDIMKLAKRAGLYNVWVSNGYFSQKTLSLIAPYLDAINVDLKFFDDSLYQKICGAHLNPILKNLQELKKRKIHLEITTLVIPDYTTINDQPQKIAQFIARKLSKDTPWHITAFYPAYKMKNIRRTTLEELWKIYEIGKSQGLKYIHLGNI